In a genomic window of Spirosoma agri:
- a CDS encoding hybrid sensor histidine kinase/response regulator transcription factor: MRRRSSYLSSVLLFVILSQTGWAAIPGPEFLTMQDGLPQGFIKSMLQDRRGFVWLATRDGLCRYDGIRYKVYHHDPHNAGSPSFSSIYEIREDRQGSLWTRTENNNVDQFNPITEQARRVSDSPDFRTIVNRNQLTAIYPDQRGNVWVATLTNGFFRLNADGKITHRNWAIRNDTVQHRIDAMLVDRHGYLWLATTDGLHRYDPKARQFTVFRTVNGLPRNDVRALHERKNGELMLGFPGLFAFFNPNGGIVRQVVALPEQPLAAPLFTGDRLGNDYVNLNRYTDKTGLTPLPIPTGSPATNRPPLSMLVDQSNVLWIGTNGYGVVKYNLNKQLFQGVPYAINFQIDWINQQLGVPITDIPVDVRRQDPIALRYQFDRQKNLWIGGPRNPVYRYNTVQQTFEPVLPTGIEARWLPGGVFRLSTLTTGPVGELWGIVGTDARAVVRYDQANRSFTAFPLPLPARHPYEIMAMTVDGGRIYLATQNHGLLRADLANKRLISWRADPNDTNALPINSLLSLAQDPAHYNFLWIGTYGNGLCRLDKHTGKIRSFTVRDGLPNNVIYGIRPDTDGHLWLSTNRGLCRFDTRTFEVRDYTTDDGLPGDEFNRFHDIALPDGRIIFGGTSGYTAFYPRRVIDDKFKPIVALTALRINNQPVSVTDPDSPLRQDINATREIVLNHRQNFLSFDFAALQFNHSGKNQYRYKLTGLDKDWVYNGNQASATYTNLPPATYSFVVNASNTSGVWSPNTHQIRIVIKPAPWATWWAYTIYALLLLGAIVAFIRIRINRVRLQSRMELREQESIQLKNIDEIKSRFFSNITHEFRTPLTLILTPLDQLLKEVSDPRHHNRLAMVHRNASQLLRLINELLDLAKLETGSLTVTPSQGDLAEFLERTVSTFEEAAQRKDIRLRVYYQLAQRLYWFDTDKVEKIINNLLANALKFTDRAGSIDVDFFTFSVPNPYPSSNLPAQNDMLRIIIRDTGIGIPEHKLSFIFNRFYQVNQAEKPELVGSGIGLALVKELVDIMQGTIKVDSKPGQGSRFTIELPCQPVHAPETTPNVNEPNADQSSDLLVASPFDVTSPADLPHLLLVEDNDDIAEFVTDILRADWHVQRASNGRQGVEAALTYGPDLVISDVLMPELDGYELCRQLKSNPITNHIPILLLTAKSSIESRVEGLAAGADDYLAKPFQVDELRWRVRNRLEQQRRFSQHFRARLLSEGHVPSVSTTPEDDFMNKVYAVLNDRLGDTTFGVEPLAVAVNMSRMHLNRKVKALTGLSPIELIRAVRLNKASEMLLTNVPISDVAYAVGFDTPAYFSKVFKEHHGLTPSEYVEQNRQKLKQV; encoded by the coding sequence ATGCGTCGACGTTCCTCTTATCTGTCTTCTGTGCTGCTTTTCGTGATTCTCAGCCAAACGGGTTGGGCTGCGATACCCGGCCCCGAATTTCTGACAATGCAGGACGGCTTGCCACAGGGCTTCATCAAATCAATGCTACAGGATCGGCGTGGGTTTGTGTGGCTGGCCACCCGAGACGGACTATGCCGCTACGACGGCATCCGGTACAAAGTCTACCATCACGATCCGCACAATGCCGGATCACCTTCGTTCAGCAGTATTTACGAAATTCGAGAGGACAGGCAGGGATCACTCTGGACGCGTACTGAAAATAACAATGTCGATCAGTTCAACCCCATTACCGAACAGGCACGACGCGTCTCTGATTCACCCGACTTCCGAACGATTGTTAACCGGAACCAGCTCACGGCGATCTACCCCGATCAGCGCGGTAATGTGTGGGTGGCCACGTTAACGAACGGATTTTTCCGGCTGAATGCGGATGGCAAAATCACGCATCGAAACTGGGCCATCCGAAACGATACCGTTCAACACCGGATCGATGCGATGCTGGTCGATCGGCACGGTTACCTATGGCTGGCAACGACCGATGGGCTTCACCGATACGACCCGAAAGCTAGGCAATTTACGGTTTTTCGAACCGTAAACGGCTTACCCCGGAATGATGTTCGGGCCTTGCATGAACGGAAAAACGGGGAGCTGATGCTTGGTTTTCCTGGCCTGTTCGCTTTTTTCAACCCGAACGGCGGTATCGTCCGGCAGGTTGTTGCGCTGCCCGAACAACCCCTGGCGGCACCTTTATTTACGGGTGATCGATTGGGAAACGACTACGTGAATCTGAACCGCTATACGGATAAAACGGGACTAACTCCCCTGCCCATACCCACGGGTTCGCCTGCCACAAACCGGCCACCGCTTTCCATGCTGGTCGATCAATCAAACGTGCTGTGGATCGGCACCAATGGCTATGGTGTCGTTAAGTACAATCTCAACAAACAGCTGTTTCAGGGTGTGCCGTACGCCATCAATTTTCAGATCGACTGGATAAATCAGCAGTTAGGCGTGCCCATCACCGACATTCCAGTCGATGTCAGACGACAGGACCCGATTGCATTACGGTATCAATTCGACCGACAGAAAAATCTGTGGATCGGGGGACCCAGAAACCCCGTGTACCGATATAATACCGTTCAGCAAACCTTTGAGCCCGTTTTACCAACCGGTATTGAAGCCCGCTGGTTACCCGGTGGCGTTTTTCGCTTATCGACGTTGACCACTGGCCCGGTGGGTGAACTCTGGGGCATTGTGGGGACCGATGCGCGAGCGGTAGTGCGCTACGACCAGGCCAATCGTTCGTTTACGGCCTTTCCGTTGCCCCTGCCCGCCAGACACCCGTATGAGATCATGGCGATGACGGTGGACGGTGGCCGGATTTATCTGGCCACGCAAAATCATGGGTTGCTCCGTGCGGACCTGGCTAACAAACGGCTCATCAGCTGGCGTGCAGACCCTAACGACACCAATGCTTTACCGATCAATTCGTTGCTGAGTTTGGCGCAGGACCCGGCTCATTACAACTTTCTGTGGATCGGAACGTATGGCAATGGGTTGTGTCGGCTGGATAAACATACGGGCAAAATCCGCAGCTTTACGGTTCGGGACGGCCTGCCCAACAATGTTATTTATGGCATTCGGCCCGACACCGATGGTCACCTTTGGCTTAGTACCAACCGGGGCCTCTGTCGCTTTGATACCCGCACGTTCGAGGTGCGGGATTACACAACCGACGATGGACTACCCGGTGATGAGTTTAACCGGTTTCATGACATTGCCCTCCCCGACGGGCGCATTATTTTTGGCGGCACCAGTGGCTATACGGCCTTCTATCCCCGCCGTGTTATCGACGACAAGTTCAAGCCGATCGTTGCGCTAACGGCACTTCGCATCAACAACCAGCCCGTTAGTGTCACCGATCCCGACTCGCCACTTAGGCAGGATATAAACGCAACGCGGGAGATCGTTCTTAACCATCGCCAGAATTTTCTATCGTTTGACTTCGCTGCGTTGCAGTTCAATCACAGCGGCAAAAACCAGTACCGATACAAGCTGACCGGTCTAGATAAAGACTGGGTTTATAATGGCAACCAGGCTTCCGCCACCTACACGAATCTACCACCGGCAACGTATTCCTTCGTGGTCAATGCGTCGAACACCTCCGGCGTCTGGAGCCCAAATACGCATCAGATTCGAATCGTTATCAAACCGGCTCCCTGGGCTACCTGGTGGGCTTACACAATTTATGCGCTGCTACTCTTAGGAGCCATAGTCGCATTTATCCGCATTCGTATCAATCGGGTTCGGCTGCAAAGTCGCATGGAGTTACGGGAACAGGAATCGATCCAACTGAAGAACATCGACGAAATCAAATCGCGTTTCTTTTCCAACATCACGCACGAATTCCGGACACCCTTAACGCTTATTCTGACGCCACTCGACCAGTTACTGAAGGAGGTCAGTGATCCTCGGCACCATAATCGACTGGCCATGGTTCATCGAAACGCCAGTCAATTACTGAGACTTATCAACGAACTGCTCGATCTGGCCAAACTCGAAACCGGTAGCCTGACCGTAACGCCATCGCAGGGTGATCTGGCCGAATTTCTGGAACGTACGGTCAGCACGTTCGAGGAAGCCGCTCAGCGAAAGGACATCCGGCTGCGGGTCTATTATCAGTTAGCCCAGCGGTTGTACTGGTTTGATACCGATAAGGTGGAGAAGATCATCAACAATTTGCTGGCCAATGCCTTGAAATTTACCGACCGAGCGGGGAGCATCGACGTTGACTTTTTCACGTTCTCAGTGCCAAACCCGTACCCATCGTCCAACTTACCCGCCCAGAATGACATGCTTCGGATCATTATCAGGGATACGGGCATCGGCATTCCGGAACACAAGCTGTCCTTTATCTTCAACCGTTTTTATCAGGTCAATCAGGCGGAGAAACCGGAATTAGTCGGTTCAGGTATCGGCCTGGCCCTGGTGAAGGAACTGGTTGACATCATGCAGGGAACCATCAAGGTCGATAGTAAACCCGGCCAGGGATCACGGTTTACGATCGAACTGCCCTGTCAGCCGGTCCATGCACCGGAGACGACACCAAACGTAAACGAACCCAACGCCGACCAATCATCCGATCTTCTTGTAGCGAGCCCGTTCGATGTCACGTCGCCAGCCGATCTGCCACACCTGTTACTCGTGGAAGATAATGACGACATTGCCGAGTTCGTAACGGACATTCTACGGGCCGACTGGCATGTTCAACGGGCCAGCAATGGCCGACAGGGTGTCGAAGCCGCCCTCACTTATGGACCTGATTTAGTTATCAGCGATGTCCTGATGCCCGAACTCGATGGCTACGAGCTATGCCGTCAATTAAAGAGCAACCCGATTACCAATCATATTCCCATTTTGCTGCTGACCGCTAAGTCATCGATCGAGAGCCGGGTGGAAGGGCTGGCAGCCGGAGCCGATGATTATTTAGCCAAACCGTTTCAGGTGGACGAACTTCGCTGGCGGGTTCGCAACCGACTCGAGCAGCAACGACGGTTTAGCCAGCACTTCCGGGCGCGGTTACTAAGCGAAGGCCACGTGCCATCCGTCAGTACTACCCCGGAAGATGACTTCATGAATAAGGTCTACGCCGTACTCAATGACCGGTTGGGCGACACAACATTTGGCGTAGAACCCCTGGCGGTAGCCGTAAACATGAGCCGGATGCATCTCAACCGAAAAGTGAAAGCATTAACAGGACTTTCGCCCATCGAGTTGATTCGGGCCGTGCGATTAAACAAGGCGAGTGAAATGCTGTTGACGAATGTGCCCATTTCAGACGTTGCCTACGCGGTTGGTTTCGACACGCCTGCCTACTTCTCGAAGGTATTTAAAGAACATCATGGCCTCACCCCTTCCGAATACGTCGAGCAAAATCGACAAAAGCTGAAGCAGGTTTAG
- a CDS encoding LytR/AlgR family response regulator transcription factor, whose translation MTYVSSVVASARTTPVEWPPLKLYLRETGRQSFPVSDLVFMQAVANYSWLNWMDGRRMLMPRTLKYYMPKLPTEWFIRLHRNCVVNRRYVERLERTDTGGLVHLTTGDVLPVSRRRWSTVRRQLVNNMPHLN comes from the coding sequence ATGACCTACGTATCCTCTGTCGTAGCTTCGGCCCGTACCACACCTGTAGAGTGGCCTCCTCTGAAATTATATTTACGGGAAACTGGGCGCCAGTCATTTCCAGTTTCTGATCTGGTTTTCATGCAGGCAGTCGCTAACTACAGCTGGCTGAACTGGATGGATGGTCGCCGGATGCTGATGCCGCGCACGCTCAAATATTACATGCCTAAACTACCGACCGAATGGTTTATCCGGCTACATCGCAACTGCGTTGTGAATCGCCGATACGTTGAAAGGCTGGAGCGTACAGACACAGGCGGACTTGTCCATTTAACAACTGGCGATGTATTACCCGTGTCACGTCGGCGCTGGAGCACAGTTCGGCGGCAGTTGGTCAATAATATGCCACACTTAAACTAA
- a CDS encoding glycine--tRNA ligase: MTEVKVSPATSLQDIIAHAKEYGFVFPSSEIYDGLQAVYDYGQNGVELKNNLKSVWWKAMTQLHDNVVGIDASIFMHPLTWKASGHVDSFNDPMIDNRDSKKRYRADQLIELKAEAYETGGDEERGKALREELARLLGNEDLDGVRNLIIAEGIKDPISGTDNWTEVRQFNLMFSTQVGSLAEDASLIYLRPETAQGIFVNFLNVQKTGRMKIPFGIAQIGKAFRNEIVARQFTFRMREFEQMEMQFFVRPGTEMEWYERWRDARLNFHKALGLPAEKLKFHIHEKLAHYANAAVDIEYQFPFGFREMEGIHSRTDFDLKSHQELSRKKQQYFDNDVDPATGKPFGNYIPYVVETSVGADRLFLAVFCNAFTKETVGEGDDQKERTYLKLHPALAPIKVAVFPLVRKDGLPEKAQEIVKSLRSEFRVVYEERDAIGKRYTRQDLIGTPFCVAVDYQSLEDNTVTIRYRDTTEQIRVPISELKARIGQDVSIERILEKM, translated from the coding sequence ATGACAGAAGTGAAAGTTTCTCCGGCGACCTCTTTACAGGATATTATCGCCCATGCCAAAGAATATGGCTTCGTATTTCCGTCTTCCGAAATCTACGATGGCCTCCAAGCCGTGTATGACTATGGTCAAAATGGCGTCGAACTGAAAAATAATCTCAAATCAGTGTGGTGGAAGGCAATGACGCAACTCCACGACAATGTGGTGGGCATCGATGCGTCGATCTTCATGCATCCACTCACCTGGAAAGCATCGGGGCACGTTGATTCGTTCAATGATCCCATGATCGACAACCGCGATTCGAAAAAACGCTACCGCGCCGATCAGCTCATTGAGCTTAAAGCCGAAGCTTACGAAACCGGTGGTGACGAAGAGCGGGGCAAAGCGCTGCGCGAAGAACTGGCTCGTCTGTTAGGAAACGAAGACCTGGATGGCGTTCGAAACCTGATCATTGCAGAAGGTATCAAAGATCCCATTTCGGGAACCGACAACTGGACCGAGGTGCGGCAGTTTAACCTGATGTTTTCAACGCAGGTCGGCTCACTGGCCGAAGACGCCAGTCTGATCTACCTGCGCCCCGAAACGGCACAGGGTATTTTTGTGAACTTCCTGAATGTGCAGAAAACGGGTCGGATGAAGATTCCGTTCGGAATTGCGCAGATCGGTAAGGCGTTCCGGAATGAAATCGTCGCTCGCCAGTTTACCTTCCGCATGCGCGAATTCGAACAGATGGAAATGCAGTTCTTCGTTCGGCCCGGCACCGAGATGGAGTGGTACGAACGCTGGCGTGATGCGCGTCTGAACTTTCACAAGGCGCTGGGCCTTCCGGCGGAGAAGCTCAAATTTCATATTCACGAGAAACTGGCGCATTATGCCAATGCCGCCGTGGATATCGAGTATCAGTTTCCGTTTGGTTTCCGGGAAATGGAAGGTATTCACTCCCGCACTGATTTCGACTTGAAATCGCACCAGGAGCTGAGCCGTAAAAAGCAGCAGTATTTCGATAACGACGTTGATCCGGCCACCGGCAAACCGTTCGGCAATTACATTCCCTACGTCGTTGAGACATCCGTTGGTGCTGACCGGTTGTTTCTGGCCGTTTTCTGCAACGCGTTCACGAAAGAAACAGTCGGCGAGGGTGATGACCAGAAAGAACGTACCTATCTGAAACTGCACCCGGCACTGGCCCCGATCAAAGTCGCGGTGTTCCCGCTTGTTCGTAAAGATGGTCTGCCCGAAAAAGCGCAGGAAATCGTAAAAAGTTTACGATCGGAGTTCCGGGTTGTCTACGAAGAACGGGATGCTATCGGTAAACGCTACACACGGCAGGATCTGATCGGGACGCCGTTCTGCGTTGCCGTCGATTATCAGTCGCTGGAGGACAATACGGTCACGATCCGTTACCGCGACACGACCGAACAAATCCGGGTGCCAATCAGCGAACTGAAAGCCCGCATCGGACAAGACGTATCAATCGAGCGAATTCTGGAGAAGATGTAA
- a CDS encoding AAA family ATPase: protein MLINSLALKNFKCFEELDVKFAPITLLTGANSSGKSSLINAILAVLQTEQFPFYLSPNGKYVNMGSFEEMVYQNQANRAFDIFIEFTGDDAVFDTRWYRNSSNNLPRNIYDLDPSFVPDDFEKDFNYLGSFRQPPERTYYQKSKAQQKVDTDGSGYIDQIIEWEETEHLKLEALNGIMSQIELFTEIQSTKFKGGRFDLNVKTSVNSRFASLTDVGFGISQFLPIIVADLQLSNKSCLAISQPEIHLHPKIQAQFGDYLANQIKSTEKQYIVETHSEYLLNRIRLLLVTGELKPEDVRVLYFENDGVKSTVHDVEFTTDGQIKGAPQGFFDTYGIDVMNIAMNALG, encoded by the coding sequence ATGCTGATCAACTCACTCGCCCTAAAGAATTTTAAGTGCTTCGAAGAACTCGACGTAAAATTTGCCCCGATTACGCTACTGACGGGTGCAAATAGTAGCGGAAAGAGTTCGCTGATCAACGCCATATTGGCCGTATTGCAAACAGAACAATTTCCCTTTTACTTGTCACCTAATGGCAAATATGTAAACATGGGGAGTTTCGAGGAAATGGTTTATCAAAATCAAGCAAACAGAGCTTTCGATATTTTTATCGAATTCACAGGAGACGATGCCGTCTTTGATACAAGATGGTACCGCAATAGCTCCAATAATTTACCAAGGAATATATATGATCTAGATCCGTCTTTCGTGCCGGATGATTTTGAAAAAGATTTTAATTATTTAGGTTCTTTCAGGCAGCCACCAGAAAGAACTTACTATCAAAAATCAAAAGCTCAACAGAAAGTAGATACTGATGGGAGTGGATACATTGACCAAATTATTGAATGGGAAGAAACAGAACATTTAAAGTTGGAAGCTTTAAATGGAATAATGAGCCAAATAGAGCTTTTCACGGAAATACAGTCAACCAAGTTTAAAGGTGGCCGATTTGATTTGAACGTAAAAACATCTGTAAATTCTCGTTTTGCTTCCCTAACTGATGTCGGGTTTGGCATTAGCCAATTCTTACCAATTATTGTCGCTGATCTTCAGCTATCAAATAAATCCTGCCTTGCTATTTCCCAACCCGAAATTCACCTCCATCCAAAGATACAAGCCCAATTTGGCGATTACTTAGCCAATCAAATCAAGTCAACTGAAAAACAGTATATCGTTGAAACTCATAGTGAATATTTGCTCAATCGTATTCGACTTTTGTTAGTCACAGGCGAATTGAAACCGGAAGATGTACGAGTACTTTATTTTGAGAATGACGGTGTAAAAAGTACAGTTCATGATGTGGAGTTTACCACCGATGGTCAGATCAAAGGTGCACCACAGGGCTTCTTCGACACGTATGGAATTGATGTAATGAATATCGCAATGAATGCTTTAGGATGA
- a CDS encoding methylated-DNA--[protein]-cysteine S-methyltransferase → MTTTTFDSPLGLVRVTGDDAGVTAIACMDITADEPAPVYLPEPVEQAVLQLTEYFAGTRQTFDFLINPVGTTFQQTVWKALLDVPFGTTRSYLALTRRIGDEKAIRAVAAANGKNPLWIVVPCHRIIGSDGSLTGYAGGLWRKQWLLEHERGGTGQLSLF, encoded by the coding sequence ATGACCACAACCACGTTTGACTCTCCGCTCGGCCTGGTTCGTGTTACGGGCGATGATGCCGGCGTTACGGCTATAGCCTGCATGGACATCACAGCCGATGAACCTGCGCCAGTCTATTTACCCGAACCCGTTGAACAGGCAGTTCTGCAACTAACGGAATACTTTGCCGGAACGCGCCAAACGTTTGATTTTCTGATAAATCCGGTTGGCACTACGTTCCAGCAGACTGTCTGGAAAGCCTTGCTCGATGTACCCTTTGGTACAACACGTTCGTATCTGGCCCTGACCCGGCGCATTGGCGACGAGAAAGCGATTCGGGCGGTAGCCGCTGCCAACGGCAAAAATCCACTCTGGATCGTTGTGCCTTGCCACCGCATCATTGGGTCCGATGGGTCGCTGACGGGCTATGCGGGTGGGCTCTGGCGCAAACAGTGGCTGCTCGAACATGAGCGGGGTGGTACCGGACAATTGTCTCTGTTTTAA
- a CDS encoding MBL fold metallo-hydrolase, whose protein sequence is MTRSHLMLAGWLTLTITACAPRYKGPVTDHFTGKKFFNPAMPERTSGGLLKWLFNRDKGPWPDQPDAFVGPRPATRVEGDSLVVTFVNHSTFLLQTNGLNILTDPVWSKRVGPTSWLGVKRKRPPGLRFEDLPPIDVVLLSHNHYDHLDLPTLKKLVKAYNPLFITPLGVSHLPKSVGGRTSREVDWNDTLRVNDKLLMTCTQAQHFSNRGMGDRDETLWCGYLLHTRFGTIYFCGDSGYGPHFKRIAEQAARSPTGPIKLALLPIGSYRPEWFMAPVHVSPAGAVQAFLDTKAERAVGIHFGTFQQGDDGLFEPADDLRKSLREKTIPESRFLVPQEGRAITFK, encoded by the coding sequence ATGACTAGATCACACTTAATGCTTGCCGGTTGGCTTACGTTGACGATAACGGCCTGTGCACCGCGCTACAAAGGCCCGGTAACGGATCACTTTACCGGTAAAAAGTTTTTCAACCCCGCTATGCCCGAACGAACATCGGGTGGGCTACTGAAGTGGCTGTTTAACCGGGACAAAGGACCGTGGCCCGATCAGCCCGATGCCTTTGTCGGTCCCCGACCAGCCACGCGCGTTGAGGGCGATAGCCTGGTGGTTACGTTCGTGAACCATTCAACGTTTCTCCTCCAAACGAACGGACTAAATATTCTGACGGATCCGGTCTGGTCGAAGCGCGTGGGCCCAACGTCGTGGCTGGGCGTCAAACGCAAGCGTCCACCGGGTTTGCGCTTTGAGGACCTACCGCCTATCGATGTAGTGTTATTGAGCCATAATCACTACGATCACCTCGACCTTCCCACGCTCAAAAAACTCGTTAAAGCGTATAATCCGCTGTTCATCACACCACTTGGCGTATCCCACCTTCCCAAATCGGTCGGTGGTCGAACAAGCCGCGAAGTCGACTGGAACGATACGCTACGGGTCAATGACAAGCTGCTGATGACCTGCACACAGGCGCAACATTTCAGTAATCGGGGCATGGGCGACCGGGACGAAACGCTCTGGTGCGGCTATCTGCTCCATACGCGTTTTGGCACGATCTATTTCTGTGGCGACAGCGGCTACGGTCCTCATTTCAAACGCATTGCCGAACAGGCGGCCCGTAGTCCAACGGGGCCGATCAAACTGGCGCTGTTGCCCATTGGTTCGTATCGGCCCGAATGGTTTATGGCACCAGTCCACGTATCACCAGCGGGTGCTGTGCAGGCGTTTTTGGATACGAAGGCGGAACGGGCTGTGGGTATTCACTTCGGCACGTTTCAGCAGGGCGACGATGGGTTGTTTGAACCCGCCGATGATCTGCGAAAATCCCTTCGCGAAAAAACTATTCCCGAAAGTCGGTTTTTAGTACCCCAGGAAGGGCGGGCTATTACGTTTAAATAA
- a CDS encoding pyridoxal phosphate-dependent aminotransferase produces MDEILKSDRLTHLKYDIRGPVYEKSLELESQGYKIISLNIGNPATFGFDAPDEIVHDIILNIRNAQGYSDSRGLFAARKAVMHYTQNIGLPGITINDIYIGNGVSELIMLSMQALLNEGDEVLIPTPDYPLWTASVAFCGGKPVHYVCDEAAGWNPDLADLEGKITPRTRAIVVINPNNPTGAVYDKSVLEGIARIAERHKLIVFSDEIYDRILYDGTIHYPIAKMVNDTLCITMGGLSKNYRAAGFRGGWMIMSGARHRAKSYIEGLTLLASMRLCANVPTQYAIQTALGGYQSIKDLVIPAGRLYKQMMLAYDRMTAIPGVSCVKPKGALYIFPKLDLSQFNIANDEAFVYDLLTEQKVLVVAGTGFNFPDKDHFRIVCLPTVDELTVALDRIEAFLESRRKL; encoded by the coding sequence ATGGATGAAATATTGAAGAGTGATCGGCTTACGCATTTAAAATACGACATCAGGGGGCCGGTTTACGAGAAATCGCTTGAGCTTGAAAGTCAGGGCTATAAAATCATTAGTCTGAATATTGGCAACCCGGCCACGTTCGGTTTTGACGCCCCTGACGAGATCGTTCACGATATCATCCTCAATATTCGCAATGCGCAGGGGTACTCCGACTCGCGTGGGTTGTTTGCCGCCCGCAAAGCGGTGATGCACTATACCCAAAATATCGGTCTGCCAGGTATCACGATCAACGACATTTACATTGGTAATGGTGTCAGCGAGTTGATCATGCTGTCGATGCAGGCGCTGCTCAACGAGGGCGACGAGGTCCTGATCCCGACACCCGATTACCCGCTCTGGACGGCCTCGGTGGCCTTTTGTGGTGGAAAACCCGTGCATTACGTCTGTGACGAAGCGGCTGGCTGGAACCCCGATCTGGCCGATCTTGAAGGCAAAATTACGCCCCGCACGCGGGCTATCGTTGTCATCAATCCGAACAATCCGACGGGCGCCGTTTACGACAAATCGGTACTGGAAGGAATTGCCCGCATCGCCGAGCGGCATAAACTGATCGTCTTCTCCGACGAGATTTACGACCGGATTTTATATGACGGAACCATTCATTACCCGATCGCCAAAATGGTCAACGATACCCTCTGCATCACCATGGGTGGCTTATCGAAAAACTACCGGGCCGCTGGGTTCCGGGGTGGCTGGATGATTATGAGCGGGGCACGGCACCGGGCTAAATCGTATATCGAAGGACTTACGCTGCTGGCCAGTATGCGGCTGTGCGCTAATGTGCCGACACAATATGCGATCCAGACAGCACTTGGTGGTTATCAGAGTATCAAGGATTTAGTTATTCCTGCCGGGCGACTTTACAAGCAGATGATGCTCGCGTATGACCGCATGACGGCGATTCCGGGCGTGTCGTGCGTGAAGCCAAAGGGCGCGTTGTACATTTTCCCGAAACTCGATCTAAGCCAGTTTAATATTGCCAACGACGAGGCATTCGTCTACGATTTATTGACCGAACAAAAAGTACTGGTCGTAGCTGGAACCGGCTTTAACTTTCCGGACAAAGATCACTTCCGTATTGTGTGCCTACCCACTGTGGACGAATTGACGGTAGCCCTTGATCGTATTGAAGCCTTCCTCGAAAGCCGCCGAAAACTTTGA
- the rpiB gene encoding ribose 5-phosphate isomerase B gives MPERIAIGADHAGFTYKEAIKVWLEDRNYTVTDFGTYSSDSADYADFAHPVALAVEKGQARCGILVCGSGQGVAMTANKHQAVRAALVWQPAIAELTRQHNDANVLCLPERFISLADAIQAVQLFLNTEFEGGRHQQRVGKISC, from the coding sequence ATGCCTGAACGCATTGCTATCGGCGCCGACCACGCCGGATTTACCTACAAAGAAGCGATTAAAGTATGGCTTGAAGATCGCAATTACACCGTAACCGATTTCGGAACGTACTCCAGTGACTCGGCAGATTATGCTGATTTTGCCCATCCCGTTGCATTAGCCGTCGAAAAGGGGCAGGCCCGGTGTGGGATTCTGGTTTGTGGCAGCGGGCAGGGCGTCGCGATGACGGCGAACAAGCACCAGGCGGTGCGGGCGGCTTTGGTCTGGCAACCCGCCATTGCCGAGTTGACCCGGCAACATAACGATGCCAATGTGCTGTGCCTGCCTGAACGCTTTATTTCACTGGCAGATGCCATTCAGGCCGTTCAACTGTTTCTTAACACCGAGTTCGAAGGAGGTCGCCACCAACAACGGGTCGGAAAGATTTCCTGCTAA